From a single Stigmatopora nigra isolate UIUO_SnigA chromosome 21, RoL_Snig_1.1, whole genome shotgun sequence genomic region:
- the fam83hb gene encoding protein FAM83H isoform X1, translating into MAHRSQSSSIGENPLDPNYLPPHYREEYRLAIDALIENDSSGYYEFLQGADVVSFLAPSEIEHIKSTIQEPTHAHSVPDLRYPEAGQDVEGSSDTYWPMQSDQAAPGLDLGWPMMQNSFVGPTEVTTLVNPSEPNMPSIKEQARRLIKNARQVIAVVMDTFTDVDIFADLLDATARHIPVYILLDEQEAHSFVSMVNNCKVNLDLIQMMRIRTVAGLTYQSRTGKSFKGQMKDRFLLADCKAVLSGNYSFMWSFEKIHRCMAHLFLGELVATFDEEFRILYAQSEPLVVDPSDGALALPDPGGYLSRQLGLKRTQSLRNPLGFRRTPEIPSGFPYGDQDRNLSLSFRRNDPFRHTMEPGTGIMMGKYSQQQFRVQQSYLEQGRSIVTRQMEMSGFKRHSYAEGTQDNYMSSRHFMKHRVMNNLDETDFQRHHHYSEGPGPDSGHGHYDRNRPPHLAVDQFSDTSSFRSDLELHLGNYGRGYPHLSCEDLSMPDGIQGPPVAGRYQGSGAHKRPTIGQAYACQTSPTQLHPVDKNPIRKHSDQEHDQDASVRHGLRNWRIHSYLSTYEEGGEEGLNQPLGPDAFEDPQESGDVPRMDFQKPRYGKPVRDGKDSSGRDLPDKSEEMEREDKWGYAKEDKEPSDRFISKHDSFRSRINPLLQRSSRLRSSLIFSSSKAEMHSGAASGQKTETDDERKPSIVAQILEKRRSLSREPFEWKKTSEELGKGEDNVEDAKERETPLTDKSEGQKEAPKSQAQVESNSKDSKSSTTTSTTLNINDPASRLQYFQDLAAKRKASKAETEASLKVQEPAEKTPDDPTEDETRKADAKPSELNRRTPLPFSKPSLLSPKPFVSATKPSESQKEENSPEGQKKDLFKSLKPLPSPKIFKRDPLKLKGLNPRRVSCGEELLSDATDSEKSELKKSRSYSSSILPHEESKDKVTGSGTSGDGKNDGKTLDFLKKQTQRLKGLLGPKDKEKKSSGEDRSSMSTVKELVEDYNKKQSKEPSSGTAASEQTAPANHRTAHGTSGSSRYQASGNSVLFSSNLRDDTKVILEQISANSQKKREEADGDREAKDDLAAKKNRLLRPQGGVQEREGLLKRIESLRKEKKVYSRFEVVYRYNDDTCVVEGREIDPPHKKRMLQGNSSTIAFKNGEYPWIREKDHQKCANDTK; encoded by the exons ATGGCCCACCGCTCTCAAAGTTCATCTATTGGAGAAAACCCTTTGGACCCAAACTACTTGCCACCACACTACAGGGAGGAGTACCGACTTGCCATTGATGCACTGATAGAAAATGATTcatcg GGCTATTATGAGTTCCTCCAGGGCGCGGACGTGGTTAGCTTTTTGGCGCCATCGGAAATCGAGCATATTAAATCTACCATCCAGGAGCCCACCCACGCCCACAGCGTCCCCGATCTCAGGTACCCTGAGGCGGGGCAGGACGTGGAGGGTTCCTCCGACACTTACTGGCCAATGCAGTCGGATCAAGCGGCCCCGGGTCTGGATTTGGGATGGCCCATGATGCAGAACAGCTTTGTCGGACCCACAGAGGTCACCACTCTGGTCAACCCCTCGGAACCCAACATGCCGAGCATCAAGGAGCAGGCCAGGAGACTCATCAAGAATGCAcgccag GTGATTGCGGTGGTGATGGACACGTTTACAGACGTGGACATTTTTGCCGACCTCTTGGACGCCACGGCGCGTCATATTCCCGTTTATATTCTTCTGGATGAGCAAGAAGCGCACAGTTTTGTGTCCATGGTTAATAACTGCAAAGTCAACCTGGACTTAATTCAG ATGATGCGTATCAGGACCGTGGCTGGACTAACATACCAATCCCGAACAGGGAAATCCTTCAAGGGCCAGATGAAAGATCGATTCCTATTGGCTGACTGCAAGGCCGTTCTCAGTGGCAATTACAG TTTCATGTGGTCTTTTGAGAAGATCCACCGTTGCATGGCCCATCTTTTCTTGGGAGAACTGGTGGCCACTTTTGACGAAGAGTTCCGCATCCTCTACGCCCAATCGGAGCCTCTGGTGGTGGACCCGTCGGATGGGGCGCTCGCGCTCCCAGATCCGGGCGGGTACTTGAGCAGACAATTGGGTCTGAAGCGAACCCAGTCCCTGAGGAACCCCTTGGGCTTCCGGAGAACTCCGGAGATCCCCTCCGGCTTCCCGTACGGAGACCAGGACCGCAACCTGTCCCTTTCTTTCCGGAGAAACGACCCCTTTCGTCACACCATGGAGCCCGGGACGGGGATTATGATGGGGAAGTATTCCCAACAGCAGTTTCGAGTACAGCAGTCTTATTTGGAGCAGGGTCGCTCTATCGTGACTAGACAGATGGAGATGAGCGGCTTCAAGAGGCACAGTTACGCCGAAGGAACTCAGGACAACTACATGTCTTCCAGGCACTTCATGAAGCACAGAGTCATGAACAACCTGGACGAGACCGACTTCCAAAG GCACCATCACTACAGTGAAGGTCCTGGACCAGATTCCGGCCACGGTCACTACGACAGAAACCGTCCTCCGCATTTAGCCGTGGACCAGTTTTCCGATACCAGTTCGTTCCGCTCCGATTTAGAGCTCCACCTGGGAAACTACGGAAGAGGCTACCCTCATCTTTCTTGCGAAGATTTGAGCATGCCCGACGGGATTCAAGGACCCCCCGTGGCCGGAAGATACCAGGGAAGTGGCGCTCATAAGAGGCCGACCATCGGTCAGGCGTACGCTTGCCAGACCTCCCCCACGCAGCTTCACCCAGTGGACAAAAACCCCATTCGCAAGCATTCGGATCAAGAACACGACCAGGACGCCAGCGTCCGCCACGGATTGCGCAACTGGAGGATTCACTCGTACTTGAGCACGTACGAGGAAGGCGGAGAAGAAGGTTTGAATCAACCCTTGGGTCCCGACGCATTTGAAGACCCTCAGGAAAGCGGGGACGTTCCCAGAATGGATTTCCAAAAGCCACGTTATGGAAAACCGGTGAGAGACGGCAAGGATTCCTCCGGCAGAGATTTACCCGACAAAAGCGAGGAGATGGAAAGAGAGGATAAGTGGGGTTATGCAAAAGAGGACAAAGAGCCTTCGGATCGCTTCATTTCCAAACACGACTCTTTCCGATCGCGTATCAACCCGCTACTTCAAAGAAGCTCCCGCCTGCGCTCGTCTCTAATTTTCTCATCTTCCAAAGCGGAAATGCACAGCGGCGCCGCCAGTGGCCAAAAAACAGAGACAGACGACGAGCGCAAGCCTTCCATCGTAGCCCAGATCTTGGAGAAGAGAAGGTCTTTGTCCAGAGAACCTTTCGAGTGGAAAAAGACGTCCGAGGAACTCGGCAAGGGCGAAGACAACGTCGAGGACGCCAAGGAGCGAGAAACTCCACTGACGGACAAAAGTGAAGGGCAAAAAGAAGCCCCCAAATCTCAAGCGCAGGTGGAGTCCAATTCAAAAGACAGCAAGTCCAGCACTACCACATCGACAACTCTGAACATCAACGACCCCGCTAGTCGACTGCAGTATTTCCAGGACTTGGCCGCTAAGCGAAAAGCATCCAAGGCGGAGACCGAGGCGTCGCTCAAAGTCCAAGAACCGGCGGAGAAGACCCCTGACGATCCGACGGAAGATGAGACGAGAAAAGCAGATGCCAAGCCGTCCGAACTCAATCGTCGGACTCCTCTTCCATTCTCCAAACCGTCTCTCCTCTCCCCCAAGCCTTTTGTGAGCGCAACAAAACCCTCAGAATCCCAGAAGGAGGAAAACTCCCCAGAAGGTCAAAAGAAAGACCTCTTCAAATCTTTAAAGCCACTTCCGTCCCCCAAGATCTTCAAACGAGACCCCCTCAAGCTGAAAGGACTCAACCCTCGTCGCGTCTCCTGCGGCGAGGAGCTCCTAAGCGACGCCACGGACTCCGAGAAGAGCGAGTTGAAGAAGAGCCGTTCTTATAGTTCCTCCATCTTGCCGCACGAGGAGTCCAAAGACAAAGTGACGGGATCGGGCACGTCGGGTGACGGCAAGAACGACGGCAAGACGCTGGACTTCCTAAAGAAGCAGACTCAGAGGTTGAAGGGACTCCTGGGCCCCaaggataaagaaaaaaagtcatcgGGAGAAGACCGGAGCAGCATGAGCACGGTAAAGGAGTTGGTGGAAGATTATAACAAGAAACAAAGCAAGGAGCCATCATCGGGAACGGCCGCAAGTGAGCAAACCGCCCCCGCCAATCACAGGACGGCGCACGGCACGTCTGGCTCGTCGCGCTATCAAGCGTCGGGCAACTCGGTGTTGTTCAGTAGCAACCTCCGCGACGACACCAAGGTCATCCTGGAGCAGATCTCGGCCAACAGTCAGAAAAAGCGAGAGGAAGCAGACGGAGACCGCGAGGCCAAAGACGACTTGGCCGCCAAGAAGAACCGTCTACTACGACCCCAAGGGGGCGTCCAAGAGAGAGAAGGACTCCTGAAGAGGATAGAGAGCCTAAGGAAAGAGAAGAAGGTCTACAGCCGTTTTGAGGTAGTTTACCGCTACAATGATGACACTTGCGTCGTTGAGGGCCGGGAGATAGACCCTCCTCACAAAAAAAGGATGCTTCAGGGAAATTCCAGCACGATAGCCTTTAAAA ATGGGGAATACCCTTGGATAAGAGAAAAAGACCACCAGAAATGTGCCAATGACACTAAATAA
- the fam83hb gene encoding protein FAM83H isoform X2 yields the protein MAHRSQSSSIGENPLDPNYLPPHYREEYRLAIDALIENDSSGYYEFLQGADVVSFLAPSEIEHIKSTIQEPTHAHSVPDLRYPEAGQDVEGSSDTYWPMQSDQAAPGLDLGWPMMQNSFVGPTEVTTLVNPSEPNMPSIKEQARRLIKNARQVIAVVMDTFTDVDIFADLLDATARHIPVYILLDEQEAHSFVSMVNNCKVNLDLIQMMRIRTVAGLTYQSRTGKSFKGQMKDRFLLADCKAVLSGNYSFMWSFEKIHRCMAHLFLGELVATFDEEFRILYAQSEPLVVDPSDGALALPDPGGYLSRQLGLKRTQSLRNPLGFRRTPEIPSGFPYGDQDRNLSLSFRRNDPFRHTMEPGTGIMMGKYSQQQFRVQQSYLEQGRSIVTRQMEMSGFKRHSYAEGTQDNYMSSRHFMKHRVMNNLDETDFQRHHHYSEGPGPDSGHGHYDRNRPPHLAVDQFSDTSSFRSDLELHLGNYGRGYPHLSCEDLSMPDGIQGPPVAGRYQGSGAHKRPTIGQAYACQTSPTQLHPVDKNPIRKHSDQEHDQDASVRHGLRNWRIHSYLSTYEEGGEEGLNQPLGPDAFEDPQESGDVPRMDFQKPRYGKPVRDGKDSSGRDLPDKSEEMEREDKWGYAKEDKEPSDRFISKHDSFRSRINPLLQRSSRLRSSLIFSSSKAEMHSGAASGQKTETDDERKPSIVAQILEKRRSLSREPFEWKKTSEELGKGEDNVEDAKERETPLTDKSEGQKEAPKSQAQVESNSKDSKSSTTTSTTLNINDPASRLQYFQDLAAKRKASKAETEASLKVQEPAEKTPDDPTEDETRKADAKPSELNRRTPLPFSKPSLLSPKPFVSATKPSESQKEENSPEGQKKDLFKSLKPLPSPKIFKRDPLKLKGLNPRRVSCGEELLSDATDSEKSELKKSRSYSSSILPHEESKDKVTGSGTSGDGKNDGKTLDFLKKQTQRLKGLLGPKDKEKKSSGEDRSSMSTVKELVEDYNKKQSKEPSSGTAASEQTAPANHRTAHGTSGSSRYQASGNSVLFSSNLRDDTKVILEQISANSQKKREEADGDREAKDDLAAKKNRLLRPQGGVQEREGLLKRIESLRKEKKVYSRFEMGNTLG from the exons ATGGCCCACCGCTCTCAAAGTTCATCTATTGGAGAAAACCCTTTGGACCCAAACTACTTGCCACCACACTACAGGGAGGAGTACCGACTTGCCATTGATGCACTGATAGAAAATGATTcatcg GGCTATTATGAGTTCCTCCAGGGCGCGGACGTGGTTAGCTTTTTGGCGCCATCGGAAATCGAGCATATTAAATCTACCATCCAGGAGCCCACCCACGCCCACAGCGTCCCCGATCTCAGGTACCCTGAGGCGGGGCAGGACGTGGAGGGTTCCTCCGACACTTACTGGCCAATGCAGTCGGATCAAGCGGCCCCGGGTCTGGATTTGGGATGGCCCATGATGCAGAACAGCTTTGTCGGACCCACAGAGGTCACCACTCTGGTCAACCCCTCGGAACCCAACATGCCGAGCATCAAGGAGCAGGCCAGGAGACTCATCAAGAATGCAcgccag GTGATTGCGGTGGTGATGGACACGTTTACAGACGTGGACATTTTTGCCGACCTCTTGGACGCCACGGCGCGTCATATTCCCGTTTATATTCTTCTGGATGAGCAAGAAGCGCACAGTTTTGTGTCCATGGTTAATAACTGCAAAGTCAACCTGGACTTAATTCAG ATGATGCGTATCAGGACCGTGGCTGGACTAACATACCAATCCCGAACAGGGAAATCCTTCAAGGGCCAGATGAAAGATCGATTCCTATTGGCTGACTGCAAGGCCGTTCTCAGTGGCAATTACAG TTTCATGTGGTCTTTTGAGAAGATCCACCGTTGCATGGCCCATCTTTTCTTGGGAGAACTGGTGGCCACTTTTGACGAAGAGTTCCGCATCCTCTACGCCCAATCGGAGCCTCTGGTGGTGGACCCGTCGGATGGGGCGCTCGCGCTCCCAGATCCGGGCGGGTACTTGAGCAGACAATTGGGTCTGAAGCGAACCCAGTCCCTGAGGAACCCCTTGGGCTTCCGGAGAACTCCGGAGATCCCCTCCGGCTTCCCGTACGGAGACCAGGACCGCAACCTGTCCCTTTCTTTCCGGAGAAACGACCCCTTTCGTCACACCATGGAGCCCGGGACGGGGATTATGATGGGGAAGTATTCCCAACAGCAGTTTCGAGTACAGCAGTCTTATTTGGAGCAGGGTCGCTCTATCGTGACTAGACAGATGGAGATGAGCGGCTTCAAGAGGCACAGTTACGCCGAAGGAACTCAGGACAACTACATGTCTTCCAGGCACTTCATGAAGCACAGAGTCATGAACAACCTGGACGAGACCGACTTCCAAAG GCACCATCACTACAGTGAAGGTCCTGGACCAGATTCCGGCCACGGTCACTACGACAGAAACCGTCCTCCGCATTTAGCCGTGGACCAGTTTTCCGATACCAGTTCGTTCCGCTCCGATTTAGAGCTCCACCTGGGAAACTACGGAAGAGGCTACCCTCATCTTTCTTGCGAAGATTTGAGCATGCCCGACGGGATTCAAGGACCCCCCGTGGCCGGAAGATACCAGGGAAGTGGCGCTCATAAGAGGCCGACCATCGGTCAGGCGTACGCTTGCCAGACCTCCCCCACGCAGCTTCACCCAGTGGACAAAAACCCCATTCGCAAGCATTCGGATCAAGAACACGACCAGGACGCCAGCGTCCGCCACGGATTGCGCAACTGGAGGATTCACTCGTACTTGAGCACGTACGAGGAAGGCGGAGAAGAAGGTTTGAATCAACCCTTGGGTCCCGACGCATTTGAAGACCCTCAGGAAAGCGGGGACGTTCCCAGAATGGATTTCCAAAAGCCACGTTATGGAAAACCGGTGAGAGACGGCAAGGATTCCTCCGGCAGAGATTTACCCGACAAAAGCGAGGAGATGGAAAGAGAGGATAAGTGGGGTTATGCAAAAGAGGACAAAGAGCCTTCGGATCGCTTCATTTCCAAACACGACTCTTTCCGATCGCGTATCAACCCGCTACTTCAAAGAAGCTCCCGCCTGCGCTCGTCTCTAATTTTCTCATCTTCCAAAGCGGAAATGCACAGCGGCGCCGCCAGTGGCCAAAAAACAGAGACAGACGACGAGCGCAAGCCTTCCATCGTAGCCCAGATCTTGGAGAAGAGAAGGTCTTTGTCCAGAGAACCTTTCGAGTGGAAAAAGACGTCCGAGGAACTCGGCAAGGGCGAAGACAACGTCGAGGACGCCAAGGAGCGAGAAACTCCACTGACGGACAAAAGTGAAGGGCAAAAAGAAGCCCCCAAATCTCAAGCGCAGGTGGAGTCCAATTCAAAAGACAGCAAGTCCAGCACTACCACATCGACAACTCTGAACATCAACGACCCCGCTAGTCGACTGCAGTATTTCCAGGACTTGGCCGCTAAGCGAAAAGCATCCAAGGCGGAGACCGAGGCGTCGCTCAAAGTCCAAGAACCGGCGGAGAAGACCCCTGACGATCCGACGGAAGATGAGACGAGAAAAGCAGATGCCAAGCCGTCCGAACTCAATCGTCGGACTCCTCTTCCATTCTCCAAACCGTCTCTCCTCTCCCCCAAGCCTTTTGTGAGCGCAACAAAACCCTCAGAATCCCAGAAGGAGGAAAACTCCCCAGAAGGTCAAAAGAAAGACCTCTTCAAATCTTTAAAGCCACTTCCGTCCCCCAAGATCTTCAAACGAGACCCCCTCAAGCTGAAAGGACTCAACCCTCGTCGCGTCTCCTGCGGCGAGGAGCTCCTAAGCGACGCCACGGACTCCGAGAAGAGCGAGTTGAAGAAGAGCCGTTCTTATAGTTCCTCCATCTTGCCGCACGAGGAGTCCAAAGACAAAGTGACGGGATCGGGCACGTCGGGTGACGGCAAGAACGACGGCAAGACGCTGGACTTCCTAAAGAAGCAGACTCAGAGGTTGAAGGGACTCCTGGGCCCCaaggataaagaaaaaaagtcatcgGGAGAAGACCGGAGCAGCATGAGCACGGTAAAGGAGTTGGTGGAAGATTATAACAAGAAACAAAGCAAGGAGCCATCATCGGGAACGGCCGCAAGTGAGCAAACCGCCCCCGCCAATCACAGGACGGCGCACGGCACGTCTGGCTCGTCGCGCTATCAAGCGTCGGGCAACTCGGTGTTGTTCAGTAGCAACCTCCGCGACGACACCAAGGTCATCCTGGAGCAGATCTCGGCCAACAGTCAGAAAAAGCGAGAGGAAGCAGACGGAGACCGCGAGGCCAAAGACGACTTGGCCGCCAAGAAGAACCGTCTACTACGACCCCAAGGGGGCGTCCAAGAGAGAGAAGGACTCCTGAAGAGGATAGAGAGCCTAAGGAAAGAGAAGAAGGTCTACAGCCGTTTTGAG ATGGGGAATACCCTTGGATAA
- the LOC144214551 gene encoding ras-related GTP-binding protein C-like: MSLEFEEPAMSGGYDMVGSFPKSFGYGLEEADMEENTVSADKPRILLMGRRRSGKSSIQKVVFHKMSPNETLFLESTNKIYKDDISSSSFVNFQIWDFPGQVDFCDPTFDSEMIFTGTGALIFVIDAQDDYMEALEKLQVTVSRAYKVNPDINFEVFIHKVDGLSDDHKIETQRDIHQRANDDLADASLEKVHLSFYLTSIYDHSIFEAFSKVVQKLIPQLPTLENLLNIFISHSGIEKAFLFDVVSKIYIATDSSPVDMQSYELCCDMIDVVIDVSCIYGLLDDGSGCAYDKESLAIIKLNNTTVLYLKEVTKFLALVCILREESFERKGLIEYNFHCFRKAIYEVFEVADQSVALKRSKLPGNDDGSLKYAALNGNGV, encoded by the exons ATGTCGCTCGAATTCGAGGAACCGGCGATGAGCGGGGGCTACGATATGGTAGGCTCGTTCCCCAAAAGTTTTGGTTATGGGCTGGAGGAGGCAGACATGGAGGAGAACACCGTGTCAGCTGACAAGCCGAGGATTCTGCTGATGGGACGAAGGCGAAGCGGAAAGTCTTCCATTCAGAAG GTGGTTTTCCACAAAATGTCCCCTAACGAGACTCTTTTTCTGGAGAGCACCAACAAAATCTATAAAGACGACATCTCCAGCAGCTCCTTTGTTAACTTCCAAATCTGGGACTTCCCCGGCCAAGTGGACTTTTGCGACCCCACGTTTGACAGCGAGATGATTTTTACCGGAACCGGCGCCTTGATCTTTGTCATCGACGCTCAG gaCGATTACATGGAAGCCCTGGAAAAGCTCCAAGTGACGGTGTCGAGAGCTTACAAAGTCAATCCCGACATCAACTTTGAGGTGTTTATCCATAAAGTTGACGGGCTGTCTGACGACCACAAAATTGAAACGCAACGAGATATTCATCAGAGGGCTAACGATGATTTAGCGGATGCTAGCTTGGAGAAAGTTCACCTCag CTTCTACTTAACCAGCATCTACGACCACTCCATTTTTGAGGCCTTCAGCAAAGTAGTGCAGAAGCTCATCCCTCAGTTGCCCACCTTGGAGAACCTCctgaacatatttatatct CACTCGGGGATCGAGAAGGCCTTCCTGTTTGACGTGGTCAGCAAGATTTACATCGCCACAGACAGCTCGCCGGTGGATATGCAGTCCTATGAGCTTTGTTGCGACATGATCGACGTGGTCATCGATGTTTCCTGCATTTACGG ttTGCTAGACGACGGGAGCGGCTGCGCCTACGACAAAGAGTCTTTAGCCATCATCAAGCTCAACAATACTACGGTGCTTTATTTAAAAGAAGTCACCAAGTTCCTGGCGCTTGTTTGCATCCTCAGAGAGGAAAGCTTTGAGAGAAAAG GTTTGATCGAGTACAATTTCCACTGTTTCCGAAAAGCCATTTACGAAGTTTTTGAAGTGGCCGACCAAAGCGTCGCCCTCAAACGCTCCAAGTTGCCAGGCAACGACGACGGCAGCCTGAAATACGCCGCGCTCAACGGAAACGGCGTCTGA
- the ppt1 gene encoding palmitoyl-protein thioesterase 1 isoform X2: MRSYLKSQECDLKVRVHKTSLSLLLGGPSPFSDWFTLSRINQIPEDLSNDFSMVAMWFFLLAPVLLIAGKPVKRTTNATIPLVMWHGMGDTCCNPLSLGGIKKMIEQEIPNIYVLSLKIGNNFLEDAENSFFMNVNDQVSTVCRQLAEDPLLKEGYNAMGFSQGAQFLRAVAQRCPSPPMKTLISVGGQHQGVYGLPRCPGEASKVCDFIRAALNLGAYSDQVQKHLVQAQYWHDPLNDDLYKNHSLFLADINQERVVNETYKENLQLLDKFVMVKFLQDTVVDPLESEWFGFLKMGQAKEMETLQQSLLYKEDRLGLAAMDKAGKLVFLATDGDHLQFTREWFNAKLLPYLR; encoded by the exons ATGAGATCGTATTTAAAAAGTCAGGAATGTGATCTTAAAGTTCGCGTACACAAAACCAGTCTGTCACTTTTGCTCGGGGGTCCCTCCCCCTTTTCTGATTGGTTCACTCTTTCGCGAATTAATCAGATCCCGGAAGACTTGAGCAACG ATTTCAGCATGGTTGCCATGTGGTTCTTCCTACTGGCACCGGTGTTGCTAATTGCTGGCAAGCCGGTGAAAAGGACCACCAATGCTACAATACCTCTGGTCATGTGGCATGGGATGG GTGACACTTGCTGCAACCCACTCAGCTTGGGTGGCATCAAGAAAATGATCGAACAGGAGATTCCAAACATTTACGTTCTTTCATTGAAGATTGGCAATAATTTTTTAGAG GACGCCGAGAACAGCTTCTTCATGAACGTGAACGATCAAGTGTCGACGGTATGTCGTCAGCTGGCTGAAGACCCGCTTTTAAAAGAAGGCTACAACGCCATGGGATTCTCGCAGGGAGCGCAATTTCT GAGAGCCGTGGCCCAGCGATGTCCTTCCCCGCCGATGAAGACCCTCATTTCGGTGGGCGGCCAGCACCAAG GCGTCTACGGGCTGCCGAGGTGTCCCGGAGAGGCTTCCAAAGTCTGCGACTTTATCCGAGCGGCTCTCAATTTGGGTGCTTACAGCGACCAGGTTCAAAAGCA CTTGGTGCAGGCCCAGTACTGGCATGATCCCTTGAACGATGACCTCTACAAAAATCATAGTCTCTTCCTGGCTGACATCAACCAAGAGAGG GTTGTCAACGAGACCTACAAGGAAAACCTTCAGCTGCTGGACAAGTTCGTGATGGTCAAATTCCTGCAGGATACTGTGGTAGATCCTCTTGAATCAGAG TGGTTTGGCTTCCTGAAAATGGGTCAAGCTAAAGAAATGGAAACTTTACAACAAAGTCTTCTTTACAAAGAG GATCGCTTGGGGTTGGCCGCCATGGACAAAGCGGGGAAGCTGGTTTTTCTTGCCACGGATGGAGACCACCTCCAATTCACCAGAGAGTGGTTCAATGCCAAGCTACTGCCTTACTTACGCTAG
- the ppt1 gene encoding palmitoyl-protein thioesterase 1 isoform X1: MRSYLKSQECDLKVRVHKTSLSLLLGGPSPFSDWFTLSRINQIPEDLSNDFSMVAMWFFLLAPVLLIAGKPVKRTTNATIPLVMWHGMGDTCCNPLSLGGIKKMIEQEIPNIYVLSLKIGNNFLEDAENSFFMNVNDQVSTVCRQLAEDPLLKEGYNAMGFSQGAQFLRAVAQRCPSPPMKTLISVGGQHQGVYGLPRCPGEASKVCDFIRAALNLGAYSDQVQKHLVQAQYWHDPLNDDLYKNHSLFLADINQERVVNETYKENLQLLDKFVMVKFLQDTVVDPLESEWFGFLKMGQAKEMETLQQSLLYKEVCRTILTELSFPSLKIFKLTPFLSPNLGSLGVGRHGQSGEAGFSCHGWRPPPIHQRVVQCQATALLTLGGSGWVSLLTTFAL; this comes from the exons ATGAGATCGTATTTAAAAAGTCAGGAATGTGATCTTAAAGTTCGCGTACACAAAACCAGTCTGTCACTTTTGCTCGGGGGTCCCTCCCCCTTTTCTGATTGGTTCACTCTTTCGCGAATTAATCAGATCCCGGAAGACTTGAGCAACG ATTTCAGCATGGTTGCCATGTGGTTCTTCCTACTGGCACCGGTGTTGCTAATTGCTGGCAAGCCGGTGAAAAGGACCACCAATGCTACAATACCTCTGGTCATGTGGCATGGGATGG GTGACACTTGCTGCAACCCACTCAGCTTGGGTGGCATCAAGAAAATGATCGAACAGGAGATTCCAAACATTTACGTTCTTTCATTGAAGATTGGCAATAATTTTTTAGAG GACGCCGAGAACAGCTTCTTCATGAACGTGAACGATCAAGTGTCGACGGTATGTCGTCAGCTGGCTGAAGACCCGCTTTTAAAAGAAGGCTACAACGCCATGGGATTCTCGCAGGGAGCGCAATTTCT GAGAGCCGTGGCCCAGCGATGTCCTTCCCCGCCGATGAAGACCCTCATTTCGGTGGGCGGCCAGCACCAAG GCGTCTACGGGCTGCCGAGGTGTCCCGGAGAGGCTTCCAAAGTCTGCGACTTTATCCGAGCGGCTCTCAATTTGGGTGCTTACAGCGACCAGGTTCAAAAGCA CTTGGTGCAGGCCCAGTACTGGCATGATCCCTTGAACGATGACCTCTACAAAAATCATAGTCTCTTCCTGGCTGACATCAACCAAGAGAGG GTTGTCAACGAGACCTACAAGGAAAACCTTCAGCTGCTGGACAAGTTCGTGATGGTCAAATTCCTGCAGGATACTGTGGTAGATCCTCTTGAATCAGAG TGGTTTGGCTTCCTGAAAATGGGTCAAGCTAAAGAAATGGAAACTTTACAACAAAGTCTTCTTTACAAAGAGGTTTGTAGGACTATTTTAACAGAGCTATCCTTTCCCAGCCTGAAAATCTTCAAACTTACCCCTTTTCTTTCTCCCAATTTAGGATCGCTTGGGGTTGGCCGCCATGGACAAAGCGGGGAAGCTGGTTTTTCTTGCCACGGATGGAGACCACCTCCAATTCACCAGAGAGTGGTTCAATGCCAAGCTACTGCCTTACTTACGCTAGGAGGATCTGGGTGGGTGTCACTCTTGACTActtttgcactttaa